A genomic region of Alistipes megaguti contains the following coding sequences:
- a CDS encoding IS5 family transposase, whose product MLKHSIQIELFLILWVPKLIYSESPMYTVLDKDTIKNEILPHLSKAKRGYVTQSCLIEVVNAILYKLKTGCQWAFLPVEALFSGKVLSHGAVYHHYNKWSKSGEWKSMWVRLLDKHRNELDMSGVDLDGSHTAALRGGEEVGYQGRKKRKTTNALYLTDRQGLPIAMSSPKSGEHHDVHDIEKVIGDMFNDFEKSHIRVDGLFLNADAGFDCDALRGFLCEKEIIANICINKRRENADDIFVDDELYAERYSIERTNAWMDSFRTLLNRFDTTVANWTSWNYLAFAVLLLKKISRKQKV is encoded by the coding sequence ATGTTAAAGCACAGCATACAAATAGAATTATTCCTTATATTATGGGTGCCCAAACTCATATATAGTGAAAGTCCTATGTACACTGTGCTCGACAAAGATACGATAAAAAATGAGATATTGCCTCATCTTTCGAAGGCAAAACGTGGTTATGTCACTCAAAGTTGCCTAATAGAGGTTGTAAACGCCATCTTGTACAAGTTGAAGACCGGTTGTCAATGGGCATTCCTTCCTGTGGAAGCCCTGTTTAGCGGCAAGGTACTGAGCCATGGTGCCGTATATCATCATTACAACAAATGGAGCAAGTCGGGCGAGTGGAAATCCATGTGGGTCAGGTTGCTTGACAAACACCGCAATGAGTTGGACATGTCCGGCGTGGATTTGGACGGGAGCCACACGGCTGCACTCCGTGGCGGTGAAGAAGTCGGATACCAAGGGCGGAAGAAACGGAAGACGACCAACGCACTCTACCTAACAGACAGGCAAGGACTTCCGATTGCCATGTCTTCTCCGAAATCCGGCGAACACCATGACGTACATGACATAGAAAAGGTCATTGGTGACATGTTCAACGACTTTGAGAAATCCCATATTCGGGTTGACGGCCTTTTCCTCAATGCCGATGCCGGATTCGATTGCGATGCCTTACGTGGTTTCCTGTGTGAAAAAGAGATCATCGCAAACATCTGCATCAATAAACGGAGAGAAAATGCCGATGACATCTTTGTTGATGATGAACTGTATGCTGAAAGGTATTCCATCGAACGGACCAACGCTTGGATGGACAGTTTCAGGACTCTATTGAACCGGTTTGATACAACTGTTGCCAACTGGACATCTTGGAATTACCTGGCATTCGCGGTCTTGTTACTAAAGAAAATTTCACGAAAACAAAAAGTTTAA
- a CDS encoding IS5 family transposase, with the protein MIKNTNNSPSLFSNLSDMLNQSHPLYQLADKIDWGKFETAFQPLYCQDNGRPGKPIRLMCGLLILKHLRNLSDESLVEQWSENAYYQYFCGMQEFTPSAPCASSELVHFRKRIGEKGIELIFQESIRVNNDDDDGRHHDTAFIDSTVQEKNITYPTDAKLHKKIVKKVLGIVKKLGLPLRQSYTFVLKKIYRDQRFRNHPKNREKALRADRRLRTIAGRLVRELKRNLKENHDYDKLLRLFETVLFQRRNSRKKIYSIHEPDVQCISKGKEHKKYEFGNKVSIIRSATGIILGAISFRNEYDGHTIESSLAQVERLTGRKIKVLAGDRGYRGRKEINGTKIMIPDVPKKSDRRYQKLKKHKLFCKRAGIEPTIGHLKSDYRLGRNFYKGVVGDAVNVLLAAAAYNFKRAMKALWCMLHKICEILWKNDISQKWAF; encoded by the coding sequence ATGATTAAAAATACGAATAACAGTCCTTCTTTATTCAGCAACCTATCAGACATGCTGAACCAATCGCACCCGCTTTACCAATTGGCAGACAAAATAGATTGGGGAAAATTTGAAACGGCTTTTCAACCTTTGTATTGTCAGGATAACGGCCGTCCCGGCAAGCCAATCCGTTTAATGTGCGGTTTGCTTATCCTGAAACACCTTCGTAACCTGTCGGATGAGTCTTTGGTAGAGCAATGGAGCGAAAACGCTTATTATCAGTATTTCTGTGGCATGCAGGAGTTTACCCCGTCTGCCCCTTGTGCGTCTTCAGAACTGGTTCATTTCCGCAAACGTATCGGTGAAAAGGGAATTGAACTCATTTTCCAGGAAAGTATCCGTGTGAATAACGACGATGATGATGGCCGTCATCATGATACGGCTTTTATTGATTCCACAGTTCAGGAAAAGAACATCACTTACCCCACGGATGCAAAGTTGCATAAGAAGATCGTGAAGAAAGTTCTTGGCATTGTAAAAAAGCTGGGACTTCCCCTGCGCCAAAGCTACACCTTTGTGCTGAAGAAGATCTATCGTGACCAGCGTTTCCGGAACCATCCCAAAAACAGGGAAAAAGCTCTCAGGGCGGACAGGCGTTTACGTACAATAGCCGGAAGACTTGTCAGGGAACTGAAGCGTAATCTTAAAGAGAATCACGACTATGATAAATTGCTCAGACTCTTTGAAACCGTTCTGTTCCAAAGGCGGAACAGCCGGAAAAAGATTTATTCCATCCATGAGCCGGACGTGCAATGTATCAGCAAGGGTAAAGAACATAAAAAATATGAATTCGGCAACAAGGTGTCCATCATACGTTCTGCCACAGGAATTATTCTTGGAGCCATATCCTTTCGCAATGAATATGACGGTCATACCATCGAGTCTTCCTTGGCGCAGGTAGAACGGTTAACCGGAAGGAAGATTAAAGTGCTGGCTGGTGATAGAGGATACAGAGGCAGGAAGGAAATTAACGGGACGAAGATTATGATTCCCGATGTTCCCAAGAAATCAGACAGACGTTATCAGAAGCTGAAAAAACATAAACTTTTCTGCAAGCGTGCAGGTATAGAACCAACAATAGGTCACTTAAAGTCAGATTACCGATTGGGCCGCAACTTTTATAAAGGTGTGGTCGGGGATGCTGTGAACGTGCTACTGGCGGCAGCAGCCTATAACTTCAAAAGAGCCATGAAAGCTCTTTGGTGCATGCTTCATAAAATCTGCGAGATACTGTGGAAAAACGATATCTCGCAAAAATGGGCTTTTTAA
- a CDS encoding DUF2023 family protein produces the protein MSSEDFDRFGSMKLFLHNIYEYQKGIRQLVLCTMCRTCATLLCDRLDHLGIAYLTQPVTESKVNLYFGNQLCLDAVQTFIHKPLNELSPEEDFMLGTMLGYDITGQCKRYCTRKGIVS, from the coding sequence ATGAGTTCTGAGGATTTTGACCGATTCGGGTCGATGAAGCTTTTCCTGCATAATATCTATGAATATCAGAAAGGTATTCGCCAACTGGTACTCTGTACGATGTGCCGCACTTGTGCCACATTGCTCTGCGACAGACTGGATCATCTAGGAATAGCTTATCTGACGCAACCCGTTACCGAAAGCAAGGTGAATCTCTATTTCGGGAATCAACTTTGCCTTGATGCCGTACAGACTTTTATCCACAAACCACTCAACGAACTCTCTCCTGAAGAGGATTTCATGCTTGGAACGATGCTTGGCTATGACATTACAGGACAGTGTAAACGTTATTGTACCCGAAAAGGCATCGTTTCATGA
- a CDS encoding flavodoxin, whose product MTGIFYGSTTGATEAVAQDIARMLGIPDSDIHNVAETSPDAVAPYDFLILGSSTWGCGELQDDWYGFLDVLEKKDLSGKYVALFGCGDSNSYPDTFCDAIGHLFEALKQTGCTFKGSYIPEGYGVINSLICNEGQFLGLAVDESDPGKTDSRIAAWCELLKKG is encoded by the coding sequence ATGACCGGAATTTTTTATGGAAGCACGACGGGTGCGACTGAGGCCGTTGCCCAAGACATCGCACGCATGTTGGGGATACCAGACTCCGATATCCACAATGTTGCTGAAACCTCTCCAGATGCCGTTGCACCTTATGATTTTCTTATTCTAGGTAGTTCAACATGGGGTTGCGGGGAATTGCAGGATGACTGGTATGGATTTCTTGATGTCCTGGAGAAGAAGGATCTCTCAGGTAAATATGTAGCGTTGTTTGGTTGTGGAGACAGCAACTCATACCCCGATACTTTCTGTGATGCCATAGGGCATCTTTTTGAGGCTTTGAAACAAACCGGGTGCACGTTTAAAGGTAGTTATATTCCTGAAGGTTATGGGGTAATAAACTCTTTGATCTGCAACGAAGGACAATTTCTCGGATTGGCAGTCGACGAAAGTGATCCCGGAAAGACCGATTCTCGCATTGCCGCATGGTGTGAACTTCTTAAAAAAGGTTGA
- a CDS encoding PorV/PorQ family protein, which translates to MKVFVLKISVFLILIFLSTVVRSQSIMSFVTLPPDARSLALGGATTALSPDSFSALRNPAQLVFLKGRVGAGYGYMPWMKDLHADLDLHVATACLKIDHKQAVSVSCRYFSHMESEWTDDQGNVLGIIEPRDVALDFSYSRMIIRNLTGAITGRYISSYTGLGETMQAIAVDAAFLYRHVCSDKFVLSAGMHVSNVGCWSSDEISLPWNIRVGGSLDFVPSRNHSITVTTDVVSTKFQSVAGCVGMEYEFFKLLAFRCGYHWSEQHYGSVGVGIHWKYLAVDLGYVVAPQHSVLHKTWMLSTGIYW; encoded by the coding sequence ATGAAAGTTTTCGTTTTGAAAATTTCAGTGTTTCTAATCCTCATATTTCTTTCGACTGTTGTCAGGTCGCAGTCCATAATGTCGTTTGTGACTCTTCCTCCAGATGCCCGTAGTTTGGCTCTTGGCGGTGCTACGACTGCGCTCTCACCTGATTCTTTTTCTGCTTTACGTAATCCGGCCCAACTGGTATTTCTCAAAGGTCGGGTTGGTGCAGGTTATGGCTACATGCCTTGGATGAAGGACTTACACGCAGATTTGGATTTACATGTTGCGACAGCCTGCCTAAAGATTGATCATAAACAGGCCGTATCCGTGTCCTGCCGCTACTTTTCGCATATGGAATCGGAATGGACCGATGATCAAGGTAACGTGTTGGGAATCATAGAGCCTCGAGATGTGGCTCTAGATTTTTCCTACTCCCGGATGATTATTCGCAATTTGACCGGAGCCATTACGGGTCGTTATATATCATCATATACCGGTCTTGGAGAAACCATGCAGGCAATAGCTGTGGATGCCGCTTTTTTGTATCGGCATGTTTGTTCCGATAAATTTGTTTTATCAGCAGGAATGCATGTTTCGAATGTCGGGTGTTGGTCTTCTGATGAGATCAGTCTACCTTGGAATATAAGAGTTGGAGGCAGTTTGGACTTTGTCCCATCTAGAAATCATTCTATTACGGTAACAACAGATGTGGTTAGTACGAAATTCCAATCAGTTGCTGGATGCGTTGGGATGGAGTATGAATTTTTTAAATTACTTGCTTTTAGATGCGGTTATCATTGGAGTGAACAGCATTATGGTTCTGTAGGTGTTGGGATACACTGGAAATATTTGGCAGTAGATCTGGGTTATGTGGTAGCACCGCAGCATTCTGTCTTACATAAAACATGGATGTTGTCGACTGGAATTTATTGGTAA
- a CDS encoding S8 family serine peptidase, translating into MSRFIAILCLVLFFACTTEYSTENDAMATSPISNSYSGRLRVKFRPDMEPKSICMTRGSLHTGDSILDMTLRRLGVGRMQRVFPPAGRFEERTRREGLHLWYDIRFSTETSLTRASSSLIGLPCIDKVEPVFEAYHIDRDVSGVLSVPKPSSRRNDAFPVNDPGLVRQWHYYNDGSMEYAISGADINLFRAWEVTTGQNEVVVAVVDGGIDYRHEDLAGNVGNWIELNGIAGVDDDNNGYVDDMYGWNFVYTSDAPYGTARITPVEHGTHVAGTIGAENNNGIGVCGIAGGSGNHSGVRLISCQMFTENRDDNGDEIAAIKYGADAGAVISQNSWGYSNVFQMPEVAKDAIDYFIKYAGIDENGDQVGPMKGGIVIFAAGNDDWNYKSYPACYEKVVAVSALAPDYKKSWYSNFGEWVDVAAPGGTFRDEGRYTDECAVYSTLPNNAYGYMQGTSMACPHVSGIAALAVSRHGGPGFTPDKLRTYLERNVHSIEEYNPDYAGMLGSGLIDAYLAVSTDQGFAPDPVSDLTNSNTAGEVELRWTVPADKDDGSADSFIVMWRVGALEYPDPENLPEGTFLVTVSARDKTEGSPMSYTLTDIAEQTRYTVVIFAVDPWGNRSEYRSISFGTPANQPPVLTLEDVQSPLIPYNTTRTVSFLVHDPDSSGFTFELEDPSGTITPTKDNNRLYLSIFNYKCNPGTYTARITVSDSFGASDYAEYRFELQSNKPPCSTQGFVPVYLGSLKEEADFMPSTGFVDETPKTLEYRVDYDRDMLHLRPWHGGYRIMPLRYGVSEITVEAIDEDGLSAQDSFVVLCRDDSRELDLYPNPVQDRLTIRMGRYVEGEIHVSIYDVTGSEILSRKTKIAPTCPAELNLSSLDKGTYTIRIQYGNLSYVRSIVKH; encoded by the coding sequence ATGTCGCGCTTTATCGCTATTCTTTGTCTTGTGCTTTTTTTTGCATGTACGACTGAATATTCTACGGAGAACGATGCTATGGCTACATCTCCAATATCAAATAGTTATTCCGGACGGTTGCGAGTCAAGTTTCGGCCGGATATGGAGCCTAAAAGTATTTGTATGACTCGAGGTAGTCTTCATACGGGCGACTCCATTTTGGATATGACACTTCGCCGCCTTGGGGTTGGACGGATGCAGCGGGTGTTTCCCCCGGCCGGCCGATTTGAGGAACGGACTCGTCGTGAAGGTCTTCATCTGTGGTATGATATTCGGTTCTCTACAGAGACCTCGCTGACAAGAGCTTCGTCCAGTTTGATTGGTTTGCCTTGTATTGATAAGGTTGAACCGGTATTTGAGGCATATCATATTGATCGAGACGTATCGGGTGTATTGTCTGTACCAAAGCCCTCCTCTCGACGTAATGACGCATTTCCCGTTAATGATCCGGGGCTCGTCAGGCAATGGCACTATTATAATGATGGATCTATGGAGTATGCCATATCCGGGGCTGATATTAATTTGTTTCGTGCCTGGGAGGTTACGACGGGACAAAATGAAGTCGTGGTTGCTGTGGTGGATGGCGGCATTGACTATCGACATGAGGATTTGGCCGGGAATGTCGGTAATTGGATCGAGTTGAACGGTATTGCCGGGGTCGATGACGATAATAATGGGTATGTGGACGATATGTATGGGTGGAATTTCGTCTATACTTCCGATGCTCCCTATGGTACGGCACGAATTACTCCGGTTGAACACGGAACACATGTGGCCGGTACCATTGGGGCTGAAAATAATAACGGAATCGGTGTATGTGGGATTGCCGGGGGAAGCGGCAATCATAGCGGGGTTCGGTTGATCAGTTGTCAGATGTTTACGGAGAATCGCGATGATAATGGAGATGAGATTGCGGCAATAAAATATGGAGCGGATGCGGGTGCGGTTATCAGTCAGAACAGTTGGGGATATTCTAATGTGTTTCAAATGCCGGAAGTTGCAAAGGATGCGATTGATTATTTTATTAAATATGCAGGCATTGATGAAAATGGAGATCAAGTTGGCCCGATGAAAGGAGGTATTGTCATCTTTGCAGCAGGAAATGATGATTGGAACTATAAGAGTTATCCAGCCTGTTATGAAAAAGTCGTAGCCGTAAGTGCGCTTGCTCCGGATTACAAGAAGAGCTGGTATTCTAATTTTGGAGAGTGGGTGGATGTGGCGGCTCCGGGAGGAACCTTTCGCGATGAAGGACGGTATACTGATGAATGTGCCGTATATAGCACGCTGCCCAATAATGCATATGGTTATATGCAGGGTACCTCCATGGCATGCCCGCATGTCTCGGGAATTGCAGCCTTAGCCGTATCTCGTCATGGAGGACCAGGGTTTACGCCAGACAAGTTACGAACCTATCTGGAGCGAAATGTCCATTCGATAGAGGAATACAATCCCGATTATGCGGGGATGCTTGGATCCGGGCTTATTGATGCGTATTTGGCCGTATCAACGGATCAGGGATTTGCACCTGATCCCGTATCGGATCTTACGAACAGTAATACTGCCGGCGAAGTGGAACTGAGATGGACGGTTCCGGCAGATAAGGATGATGGCTCGGCCGATTCGTTTATCGTCATGTGGCGTGTGGGTGCTCTGGAGTATCCCGATCCCGAGAATCTGCCTGAAGGCACCTTTTTGGTTACGGTTTCAGCTCGAGATAAAACAGAGGGATCTCCCATGTCCTATACTTTGACAGATATTGCCGAGCAAACTCGGTATACAGTGGTTATCTTCGCTGTAGATCCCTGGGGCAATCGCTCCGAATACAGATCGATATCGTTCGGAACTCCAGCGAATCAACCTCCGGTTCTTACACTTGAAGATGTACAGAGTCCCTTGATCCCGTATAATACGACTCGAACGGTCTCATTTCTGGTGCATGATCCGGACAGCTCTGGTTTTACTTTTGAATTGGAAGATCCGTCTGGGACAATAACTCCCACGAAGGATAATAATCGGTTGTATTTATCGATCTTCAATTATAAATGCAATCCGGGAACATATACGGCGAGAATTACGGTTTCGGACAGTTTTGGAGCATCGGATTATGCTGAGTATCGTTTTGAATTACAATCCAATAAGCCTCCTTGCTCTACGCAGGGATTTGTCCCCGTCTATCTGGGTTCGCTTAAAGAAGAGGCTGATTTCATGCCGTCAACGGGATTTGTTGACGAGACTCCTAAGACGCTGGAATACAGAGTTGATTACGATCGCGATATGCTTCACCTTCGGCCATGGCATGGCGGGTATCGGATTATGCCGTTACGTTATGGGGTTTCGGAGATTACTGTTGAGGCAATTGATGAAGATGGGTTGAGTGCGCAAGATTCGTTTGTTGTGTTATGTCGGGATGATTCCCGAGAATTGGACTTGTATCCCAATCCGGTGCAAGATCGATTGACAATTCGTATGGGACGGTATGTAGAGGGGGAAATTCATGTGTCAATTTACGATGTAACAGGATCTGAGATCTTGAGCCGCAAGACAAAAATAGCACCGACTTGTCCTGCCGAACTGAATCTTTCGTCTCTTGATAAGGGTACTTATACCATTAGAATTCAATATGGTAATCTCAGTTATGTTCGTTCCATTGTTAAACATTAA
- a CDS encoding SusC/RagA family TonB-linked outer membrane protein → MQITAQTKETHDKLCGKVLNESNQPVAGANIIIYDQSGVPHGTIADTQGCFSLDCPEGATEFQVRMLGYQPFHQKIAPKQNHYEISLKTAVESLSDVVVTGYIDKKKESYTGASHTVIRQEIEEMVHTNVLNIIQLRAPGFELFDDIANGSDPNHLPDMVLRGRSSFIEGDKTNVPLFILDGTEVDIGYVFDMPAEDIESITVLKDAAATSFYGSKAANGVVVITTRPTQFGRLQVNYTGNFQVSIPDLSDYRLLNAREKLEYERLAGLYGDFSGSSSSDVNKQKTYYERLERVNAGINTNWMRQALRTGLNHIHSLNLSGGSRDFRYNVSGNYNATNGVMDKSDKTTASLRINLTYGNMEKLFFQNIMSVSHSTSNDVPYGSFSDYVRLNPYDTPYLEDGSLNNDLAFNAANPLYEKNLSSYIGNVSGYFIDTFRIRWNIRSSLRMEASISYNRSTVEGETFYSPLSKRFYDQDPSKRGSFNVSNGTSNTLSGNAFIVWNLPCGTANNGLLSMTAGINIESSQSESHSFEALGVLSDKLEHPSMAIGYSDSGHPGGSEELSRMLGGFFSANFSWRNRYFIDVSFRYEGSSKFGTDNKFAPFGAIGIGWNLHRERFFESSVFSLFKVRASIGMVGNAGFNAYQAQLSYRYEADLLYNGSIGAVPVSMVNPRLKWERSLKRNIGLDIGLWKDRINGSIDVYYDTTNNLVMAIAKPNHIGFPNAMENLGKIRNSGIEISMRGNVFRKNSSSLNIYANMSHNKNRIVAISDYLKNKNKENEANATSSLPAAFYEEGESMTALKVMRSAGINPANGKEVFITRDGQLTYEYDYRDKQVVGDTTPKLQGAVGFSFDVHAFNLSVSLGYRLGATIYNQTLATKVEGADPTANADRRVFHDRWKAPGDRARYKNIANREATPPTDRFIATEYALEGSSMKLSYSFPKHFCHKIGLRQIRIAASVGDLFNLSTVKRERGLDYPFARVFQMSLTVNL, encoded by the coding sequence ATGCAGATTACTGCTCAGACAAAAGAAACCCACGACAAACTCTGTGGTAAGGTCCTTAATGAATCAAACCAACCAGTTGCCGGTGCCAATATTATCATCTATGACCAATCCGGAGTTCCTCATGGGACAATAGCCGACACACAAGGCTGCTTCTCTTTGGATTGTCCTGAAGGTGCGACAGAATTTCAAGTCCGCATGTTGGGGTACCAACCTTTTCATCAAAAAATCGCTCCGAAACAGAATCATTATGAAATAAGTTTGAAGACTGCGGTGGAATCTTTATCTGATGTGGTGGTAACCGGATATATCGACAAAAAGAAGGAGAGCTACACGGGAGCAAGCCATACGGTAATACGGCAGGAGATCGAGGAAATGGTACACACAAATGTCCTGAACATTATACAGCTACGAGCCCCAGGCTTTGAACTCTTTGACGACATCGCAAATGGATCCGATCCCAATCACCTCCCTGATATGGTACTGCGAGGCAGAAGCAGTTTTATTGAGGGCGACAAGACCAACGTTCCATTGTTTATCCTCGATGGAACAGAGGTCGATATCGGATATGTATTCGACATGCCCGCAGAAGACATCGAATCGATTACGGTTTTGAAAGATGCTGCGGCCACCTCATTTTACGGATCTAAAGCGGCCAATGGCGTGGTAGTGATTACAACGCGCCCTACACAATTTGGACGTCTGCAGGTAAATTACACGGGAAATTTCCAAGTCAGTATTCCCGACTTGTCGGACTACCGGCTGCTCAATGCGAGAGAGAAACTCGAATACGAACGTTTGGCCGGTCTGTACGGAGATTTTTCAGGCAGCTCCAGTAGCGATGTGAACAAGCAGAAAACCTATTATGAACGACTAGAAAGAGTCAATGCTGGCATAAATACAAACTGGATGCGACAAGCTCTTCGGACGGGACTAAACCACATTCACAGCCTAAATCTGTCGGGTGGAAGTCGGGATTTTCGATACAACGTATCGGGCAACTACAATGCCACAAACGGCGTTATGGACAAATCCGACAAAACGACCGCCTCACTACGTATCAATCTGACCTATGGCAACATGGAAAAGCTGTTTTTTCAGAACATCATGTCGGTAAGCCATAGTACATCGAATGATGTCCCTTATGGTAGTTTCTCGGATTATGTCAGACTAAATCCCTACGACACCCCATATCTTGAAGATGGATCACTGAACAACGACTTGGCCTTCAATGCAGCCAACCCGCTGTATGAAAAGAATCTGAGCAGCTATATCGGGAATGTTTCGGGATATTTTATCGATACGTTCCGCATTCGCTGGAATATACGCTCTTCTTTGCGAATGGAAGCCTCTATCTCGTATAACAGATCGACTGTCGAGGGAGAAACCTTCTATTCTCCGCTCTCCAAGCGGTTCTATGATCAGGATCCATCTAAGCGGGGAAGTTTCAACGTATCCAATGGGACGAGCAACACCTTGTCCGGCAATGCTTTCATCGTATGGAACCTTCCATGTGGCACAGCAAACAACGGACTACTCTCCATGACTGCCGGTATCAACATCGAATCATCCCAATCGGAGAGTCATTCGTTCGAAGCGTTGGGCGTTCTTTCCGACAAACTGGAGCATCCATCCATGGCAATCGGTTATTCGGACAGCGGGCATCCCGGCGGAAGCGAAGAACTTTCCAGAATGTTGGGAGGTTTCTTCAGCGCCAATTTCAGCTGGAGAAACCGCTACTTTATCGATGTGTCATTCCGATACGAAGGATCCTCAAAATTCGGAACCGATAACAAATTTGCTCCGTTTGGTGCAATTGGTATCGGATGGAATCTGCATCGTGAACGATTCTTCGAATCATCTGTCTTCTCGTTATTCAAAGTCAGAGCCAGTATCGGGATGGTGGGTAACGCCGGCTTCAACGCCTACCAGGCTCAACTATCTTATCGTTATGAAGCAGATCTCCTTTACAATGGCAGCATAGGAGCAGTTCCCGTATCGATGGTGAATCCAAGACTGAAATGGGAACGAAGTCTCAAACGGAACATCGGGTTGGATATCGGCTTGTGGAAAGATCGCATCAATGGAAGTATTGATGTCTATTACGACACAACCAACAATCTGGTAATGGCCATTGCAAAGCCCAACCACATTGGATTTCCAAATGCCATGGAAAACTTGGGCAAGATCCGCAATAGCGGCATTGAGATCTCCATGAGAGGTAACGTATTCCGAAAAAACAGCTCAAGTCTGAACATCTATGCGAACATGAGCCACAACAAAAACCGTATTGTGGCAATCAGTGATTATCTAAAGAACAAGAACAAGGAAAACGAGGCAAATGCCACTTCGTCGCTGCCTGCGGCCTTTTATGAAGAAGGAGAATCCATGACTGCTTTAAAAGTGATGCGCTCGGCTGGAATCAACCCAGCCAACGGTAAAGAGGTCTTCATCACCAGGGATGGTCAACTAACCTATGAATATGACTATCGGGATAAACAAGTTGTCGGAGATACAACTCCCAAACTGCAGGGCGCAGTGGGGTTCTCTTTCGATGTACACGCATTCAATCTCTCGGTAAGTTTAGGATATAGACTTGGAGCCACGATATATAATCAGACACTAGCGACCAAAGTCGAAGGGGCCGATCCGACTGCCAATGCGGATAGAAGAGTTTTCCACGACCGCTGGAAGGCTCCCGGAGATCGTGCCCGTTATAAAAACATAGCAAATCGGGAGGCAACACCTCCAACCGATCGCTTCATTGCAACCGAATACGCACTCGAAGGTTCTTCAATGAAATTGTCATACTCGTTTCCGAAACATTTTTGTCACAAAATCGGATTGCGGCAAATACGCATCGCTGCCTCCGTCGGAGATCTTTTCAATCTGTCAACGGTCAAACGGGAACGAGGGCTCGACTATCCATTTGCCCGGGTATTTCAAATGTCTCTTACCGTGAATCTTTGA